Proteins co-encoded in one Gadus morhua chromosome 6, gadMor3.0, whole genome shotgun sequence genomic window:
- the LOC115545850 gene encoding beta-1,4 N-acetylgalactosaminyltransferase 2-like — MPSFGRAGLILLLSLVIFSGIGYLWLSSYYMVEVEVKIEAPMKKWSPPTGQVKLAASCTCPAKSYDLAGSIPTANREDIQKRRAEEYKKHQARTSSILNTLLFAPSNSPLQYPIQGFTVRPLVPTLIPGLALHGVQRSSYKVSLQVTKGVLSLGNQSEAQSVEGGGKQFLVLEKLSLEELNKLLAKVTYTIPVYHIHTGDLVHFSFELHEAVFPIAIRQPTVPVLFDMGTNISDQVTVTTKTFMRYKELKVLIRSLRQFYKDVVLIVADDSFTPEKITEENVLQYIMPGGQGWFAGRTLAVSQVTTKYFLWVDDDFLFTEKTKIEDLVKVMEATPELDVVGGSVSGNQFYFSIAYEEGDGDTGGCMERKSNIKFQSLPNYPQCSIVNGVVNFFLARTDAVNRVRFDPKLKRVAHSEFFMDGLGQLMVASCGHVSIGHQPRGANAQYGRFRHPGKGDVQYKLQLHYYKNHLQCLHYR; from the exons atgCCCTCATTTGGAAGAGCAGGTTTGATACTGCTGCTGTCTCTTGTTATCTTCAGTGGAATAGGCTACCTCTGGCTCTCTTCATATTATATGGTAGAGGTTGAGGTCAAGATTGAAGCCCCGATGAAAAAGTG GTCCCCGCCCACTGGTCAAGTGAAGCTTGCGGCTTCCTGCACTTGCCCTGCGAAGTCATATGATCTGGCAGGGAGCATTCCCACTGCCAACCGAGAAGACATTCAGAAACGACGGGCAGAGGAGTACAAGAAGCACCAGGCTAG AACAAGCTCCATTTTGAACACACTCCTCTTTGCTCCATCCAACTCTCCACTGCAGTATCCCATTCAGGGTTTCACAGTACGCCCCTTGGTCCCCACTCTTATTCCAG GTTTAGCGTTGCACGGGGTTCAAAGAAGCAGCTATAAG GTTTCACTACAGGTCACCAAAGGTGTCCTCAGTCTAGGGAACCAGAGTGAAGCACAAAGTGTCGAAG GTGGCGGAAAGCAATTTCTGGTCTTGGAGAAGCTCAGCTTAGAGGAACTCAACAAACTTCTTGCGAAGGTCACCTACACCATTCCTGTGTACCACATACACACCGGAGACCTGG TTCACTTCTCGTTTGAGCTTCATGAAGCTGTGTTCCCCATCGCCATTCGGCAACCAACCGTACCGGTTCTTTTCGACATGGGAACAA ACATTAGCGACCAAGTGACAGTCACCACCAAAACCTTTATGCGCTACAAAGAGTTGAAGGTCCTCATAAGAAGCCTCAGGCAATTCTACAAAGACGTGGTGCTCATTGTAGCCGATGACAGCTTTACTCCAGAAAAGATCACAGAAGAAAATGTTCTGCAATACATCATGCCTGGTGGACAG GGATGGTTTGCCGGCAGAACCCTGGCTGTCTCTCAAGTCACCACCAAGTACTTTCTTTGGGTGGATGACGACTTTCTATTCACTGAGAAAACAAAGATAGAGGATCTGGTGAAGGTGATGGAGGCAACACCAGAGTTGGATGTG GTTGGGGGTTCGGTTTCTGGAAACCAGTTCTACTTCTCCATCGCCTATGAGGAAGGCGATGGTGATACTGGAGGCTGTATGGAAAGGAAGTCCAACATAAAGTTCCAATCACTACcaaattacccacaatgctccaTAGTCAATGGGGTGGTCAACTTCTTCCTGGCTCGTACCGACGCTGTGAATCGAGTGAGATTTGACCCCAAGCTGAAGAGAGTGGCACATTCAG AATTCTTCATGGATGGTCTTGGCCAGTTGATGGTTGCTTCATGTGGCCATGTTTCCATTGGCCATCAGCCGAGAGGGGCCAATGCTCAATATGGTCGGTTCAGACAccctggaaagggtgatgtgCAGTATAAACTACAGCTGCACTACTACAAAAACCATCTACAATGTCTCCACTACAGATAG